The DNA segment CTGGTACTGGTGAACATTATCAATTTTAAACAAAATGCTTTCGTTATCAGAACAGAGGCCGGGTATTTCTTTAAAGAAAACCTGAGTGCGGGGCTGGCAGTAGAATACGGACAGAAATTGTTTGACATCAAAGGCAACGTGTATAATGATAACGACATCAAAGGGTATCGTGATTTCAGCCGCAGCTTTGCGATAACACCGTTTATCAAAAACTATATTCCCATGTCGGCCAACCACACGTTTTTTATTACCAACCAAACGGAACTGCAATACCTGCACCGGGAAGGCACTTCCGAGAATTTAAAAAGCGATAACCTGAACCGTACTTACACTACCCGCAATCAATATGGGATAGGCATCCGGCCAGGCATCATGGTATTCTTTACCAAAAATCTCGCCTTTGAAACCAACATGGGCATACTAGGGCTTTATCATTCCAGCGAAAAAGCCACCCATACCGACAAAGCTGACAGTAAAAGAACGGAAACCAGTGTGGACTTTAAATTCGACCTGCTGAAACTGGGTTTTGGATTTTCTTATTACTTCTAGTAACCATTAACGACAATCATCATGAAGAAAAATATTACACTTTTTGTCAGTGCTGCCTGTATTTTACTGACTACATCCTGCGTAAAGGAAGATCACTTTGGCCCTACTGATGGTAAAAAGATCAAAGAATTTGTATTGGAAGAGCAGGCTGGCAATGCCAATATAGATAATGATGCCAAAACGATCAGCATCACTGTTTCGGCAGATGCCAACATTAAATTCCTGAAAGCTACGAAGATCGCCTTATCTTCTTTTGCTACGGTTAAACCTGCTGCAGGTGAGCCACAGGATTTTACCCAGCCGGTCACTTATACCGTCACCGGAGAGGATGGCAGTACCGCAGTTTTTAAAGTAACGGTGAGCAGACAGGGTGGTAATCCACAAATTCCTAACTCCGATTTCAACAAATGGTATACCATTGCCAACGAGTATCAGGGAGATGAGTACCAGGAGATCGGAGAAAATGCGAATGATAAAACCTGGGGCACCGGTAATGTAGGTGCAGCCATGATGGGCTTATATCCTACCAAGCCACAAACCATCAGTGGCAATATCGCTGCCTCGCTGACTACTACAGACATGGGGGCACTGGCGGGTTTCCTCGGCAAACAAACCGCTGCCGGCAATCTCTTTACTGGTTTCTTTGATGCCTCCGGCCCAGGTGGCGTGATCACCGGCAAACCCGCTTTTGGCATTCCTTTCAGGACCACTCCCAACGGATTCCGGGTTAAATACCAATATGCTCCCGGAGATATTGTACGAGACGGGAAAGGCCAGGTAGTCCCTAATATGAAAGATTCCTGCGACATCTATGTACTACTGGAGCACCGCGAAGAAAACAAAACCAAACGCCTGGCTACGGCCTGGTTCAGAGGTGGTGATGTACAAACCGGTTGGAAAACATTGGATATGCCGCTGGTGTATGGAGAACTACCTGCTGGTACTCCTGCTTATATGCTACTTAAAACAGGGGAAACCTGGGGTGATATCACCAAAGATAAACCTACCCATATTACAGTAGTGTTCTCTGCCAGTTCCCGTGGAGATGACTTCATCGGCGCCTGGGGGAGCAATTTGATTGTGGATGATTTTGAGTTGGTGTATTAAGGAAGAATTTGCTGTTTCAGCTTAACCATATCTATAGTAGTATGGTTAAGCTGAAATTATTTTAAAGAGAGAAATTATCATAAGTAGGTACCCTCTAAGTTTAGCATTTAATCCTTCACATCCTTAAATAAAAAGCCTTCTACATTGTTACTTAAAATAAAATCTTGATCTTCAGATGCTATTATCTCATCCTCACTAGCCGGATCTAAACTTATATAGAATCTTTCCTTATCTCTGAAAAACTTATAACGCTCAATATTACCAAAATAACATGTGTGATGATAGTATAGAGAAAACTCTTCAATCCCACTAAATACAAGCTTTACGTGATTATCTCCCTTGGCATACAACAGCTCAATATATAACTCAATCGTCAAACCTAAAACAGCATCATCGTGAATATTAATTCTATAAAAATTAGCACTTAGTAAAGTAAAATCAAAAGATAAAAACCTAATTAATTCATCATTTTTTCCAATACTTTTCATATTATCTATTTAAAGTCCAAAATCTTTTTTTGCTTCATTCTTTTTAGGAGGTCGTCCTGGTTGTCTTTTGCCCCTACCACTAGGATTTCTAGGATCTGGTTTATAATCATGCACATGATCACGGCGTTCGTTTTTAGGTACATTTTTTCCCGGATGTCCTTTATTATACTCTTTTTGAGTGTTTCCATCCGGGCCATACTTTTTTGTCGTTGTTCCAGGTGCATTAGTCTGAGTTGAGTTAGGCTCACCTTTGTCTGATAAACGATGCTGGCGTCTTGTTCCTTCAGTTGTATTGTTAGATACATCTGTATTATTAGAAGTAGGAGCATCTGCACTACCATCAGCCGGGGGAGCGGGAAGCACAATAGTTTCCGGCCCTTTTTCTAGTTCATCCTTAGGTATATCTTTAGCAACTACTGTATTATCCGCTGGTGCGGGATTTACCATTTGCATAGGTGTTCGAACATCCCCCCCTTTACCCGCAAGCTCAGACATTACGTTTAACACAGTTTGCACAGCTTTTGCTGACCTTCCCGCACTCCATGCTATTTCAGCTCCCTCAATTATATATGGAATAACCGGGCAAATAGGACATTTCCCATCCGGATCATTATATCTTATTGGGTTATTAAGCGAAAACTGATATGGCGTCAATATTTCTTGACTACCAAATTCTATCCAAGGATCGATTTGTTGAAATCTTCCTATTTGTTGATCATATAGTCTTGCGTTAAAATCATACCACTCTAGTCCGCTTTCATCACTGAACTCTTTTGTCTGTAATTCATTCCCATTATACTTTATCCGATTCTCCGGATAATTCGTCCCCTTCAACGCATTGGAGCTAATCCCCGCCATCGTCAACCCAAACGGATAATAATGTGTTTCCTCCAGAAATGGCCCATTGGCTAGCGCTACTGTTACATTATCAAAGAACACATCTTGTGGGCTTTCATTGCTGGTGTATACATACAGGAAACCACTCTGTTGCACCACCATCTTATCCTTAGCAAGTGTCTGTAATTGATCTGGCTCTCCTTGTACCTGTTTTACCCCACTATTCTCTTCTACTAAGTTAAACTGATCATTGAACAGTACAAAATTCAGGTAGGCTTTTGGCTTATCCTGTTTAAACTACCATCACGGCTAAATACCAATATACACCCTGCGATATCGTACGTGATGGAAAAGGCCTGGTAGTACCCGATATGAAAGACTCCTGCGACATCTATGTATTACTGGAACACCGCGAAGAAGGAAAAACAAAACGCCTGGCTACGGCCTGGTTCAGAGGCGGTGATATACAAACCGGCTGGAAAACATTGGAAATGCCACTGGTGTATGGAGAACTGCCTGCCGGCACTGCCGCTTATATGCTACTTAAAACAGGGGAAACCTGGGGTGATATCACAAAAGAAGTACCAGTGAGGAGCCAATCTTCCTCCATCCTTGGCATTCAGTTTGGCTACGAACTCATTCTGTGGAGTAGTCTGATTTTCCGGGCACCCTACCGGATTTTGGAAATTCCCGATTTGTATACCCAACATAGCAGAAATTCTGCAAATTCACTCATATT comes from the Chitinophaga sp. H8 genome and includes:
- a CDS encoding DUF3575 domain-containing protein; translation: MTKTLLLFILLSGGIINGAFAQQDTSKTALRDKGRKLTKGTWHVGATLSLKSRDFSNTDLVLVNIINFKQNAFVIRTEAGYFFKENLSAGLAVEYGQKLFDIKGNVYNDNDIKGYRDFSRSFAITPFIKNYIPMSANHTFFITNQTELQYLHREGTSENLKSDNLNRTYTTRNQYGIGIRPGIMVFFTKNLAFETNMGILGLYHSSEKATHTDKADSKRTETSVDFKFDLLKLGFGFSYYF
- a CDS encoding PCMD domain-containing protein is translated as MKKNITLFVSAACILLTTSCVKEDHFGPTDGKKIKEFVLEEQAGNANIDNDAKTISITVSADANIKFLKATKIALSSFATVKPAAGEPQDFTQPVTYTVTGEDGSTAVFKVTVSRQGGNPQIPNSDFNKWYTIANEYQGDEYQEIGENANDKTWGTGNVGAAMMGLYPTKPQTISGNIAASLTTTDMGALAGFLGKQTAAGNLFTGFFDASGPGGVITGKPAFGIPFRTTPNGFRVKYQYAPGDIVRDGKGQVVPNMKDSCDIYVLLEHREENKTKRLATAWFRGGDVQTGWKTLDMPLVYGELPAGTPAYMLLKTGETWGDITKDKPTHITVVFSASSRGDDFIGAWGSNLIVDDFELVY
- a CDS encoding RHS repeat domain-containing protein encodes the protein MVVQQSGFLYVYTSNESPQDVFFDNVTVALANGPFLEETHYYPFGLTMAGISSNALKGTNYPENRIKYNGNELQTKEFSDESGLEWYDFNARLYDQQIGRFQQIDPWIEFGSQEILTPYQFSLNNPIRYNDPDGKCPICPVIPYIIEGAEIAWSAGRSAKAVQTVLNVMSELAGKGGDVRTPMQMVNPAPADNTVVAKDIPKDELEKGPETIVLPAPPADGSADAPTSNNTDVSNNTTEGTRRQHRLSDKGEPNSTQTNAPGTTTKKYGPDGNTQKEYNKGHPGKNVPKNERRDHVHDYKPDPRNPSGRGKRQPGRPPKKNEAKKDFGL